The Harmonia axyridis chromosome 3, icHarAxyr1.1, whole genome shotgun sequence nucleotide sequence ctttcaaaaattgaaagaattgattAAGCGATTTCCACACAGAGTCAAAAGAAAAGTTGTTAATTTAAAAATACCTAAATCTAGGTCTATGTGTAATATGTgataaattttattgttttttgagGAACATATCTACATGTAAAAAACCATaaacatttcaataatacctaatatttgtcatttttattAAAACATTTcgaacctcaaaaaaaaaaaaaaaattccagacTGAAACCGTTTTCAAACCATTCAATTCACCCTTTATCGCTTAGCAGTACGAGAACTGAATGCTGGTTGGAAGGCTCTGTCGCCTGATCGTGAAGACCATAGGTAGCTTCTCGGAGCCAGAAAGCTAGTGAAATTTAGAACAACACTGAAGTTCACAGGGCAGTTATCGTAAGATACTAGTTTCTCCAAACATGAGTTCTTCAAACTCATTTGTGGCTACTGATACACTTGTCCTAGTCTATTGCCTATATCCATGTTTTTTAACTTTGTTGGAAGTGTCGTCTGAATCTTCGCTTTGATTGGAAACATTAAGCCACTGTTCCTTGATAATATCAGCTGCTTTCTCTCCGACCATAAAGGACGGTGCGTTGGTGTGTGCGCTGAGCGCAAAAGGAATAACACTACAGTCCGCCACTCTCAATCTATCAACACCATGTACTTTGAGTTGGTGATCGACGACACTAGTGGGATCACCTGCTGGTCCCATCTTGGCCGTACCAACTTGATGATGTAAGGTGACACTGATCGCCCTCAAACAGCATTCCCAGTACTCGTCAGAGTCGAACTTGAACTGTATGCAACCTGGTTGTCTGTTAGGATTCAGTACAGATCCAAACCTGCGGAAAGCCTCTGTCTTCGACAGCTTCTGGATGAATCTTATGGCTGATATGAAGGTTTTTATGTCCCTGTTGTTCGGGTCCGAGAAGAAGTTCCCGTAGAATTTAGGGTAGTCCTTAGGGTTCCTCGACGCCAACTTCATCCAACCAACGGACTTTGGATGCAGCAACATGGGGAACACGGTCCAGGTGGGCACGCCGTGAAGAGGCCGTAAAAGACCATCGTACACCTTGTTGGTTATCTTCATGCCTCTCCTGGTGAACATGCCGTAGTCGCTTGTCAAACTTCCTCCAACAAAAATCAATTCTATGTCCGGTTGAGGACCTGGTTCGGTGGCGTACTGAGTCTTGATGTATCCGATACCTTCAACGCCTCCAAGACTGGTCAGAGGTCCGGTGCCGTTTTTGAGGAAGGTCTGGAGTGCATCGCCTCCTAAGATCTTGGCGGGACCGAGAGATTCCGTTTGGTTTATGATGAAAGCAAGGCCGGGGAAGGTTAGATGGTCTTGGAGGTTTCTGCCTACTGGTAGATCTTGGACTACTTTGATGCCCAGGTCACGGAGATGGTTTGCGGGACCGATTCCGGATAGCATCAAGAGTTGAGGGGAGTTGAAGGTACCTATAATTTGAGACGTTGGAGGTttgatatacaggatgtccaatactaataaaaaataatatacactgTATCATCCTGTATGATTACTTACCGGCTGATAAGATGACTTCCTTCGAGGATTTTATTTTGTACAGTTTTCCTTCTATTTCGCATTCTACTCCGTAAACTTCCTTTTTGGTTTTGTGGATGAGCAATTTTGTGACGTAAGCTGGGTGCAGTATGTGCAGATTTGGACGATCCCTGACAGGTTCTAGAAAGAAGAAATGTTTATTATAGAAATGGTGATGTAGTGCTTCTGTTTTGTTTTCCAAGAGAAACTTGGAATCATTGAAGACGGAAAATTGTCTAACTTTGTGAAATATTCTCTCCCATCCAAAGTTTCAGAATgtgcagaattgaaaaaaaatgaataaacacTACGAATTGTACTATATGctttattatttcctcctatCTTACCTACAGATTAGCTCAACTGGTATGAAAGATTGCTACTGTTTGTTACGCTGTGTGGCTTGAACTTCAGGTTCAAAAGCCGAAATACTGAGCTAGGATTTGGCAGTATTAAGCCATCAGACCTTATATTGTTTATACCACTATTATTATAGCTATTTtattactaacgggtgtttttttttcgaggtatataaccttaagttggcattactgttcaagatggcgaccgatttaacagctgtcaagtgatttattctcagtttggtttggcaattcatcatgaatagactcatgcctgaacaacgcttgcaaatagtgtaattttttttcgaaaataatggttctgtgcggaatacgtatcgcgcactacgtccattttattttgtttagcgatgaagcgcatttctggttgaatggctacgtcaacaaacaaaactgtcgcatttggagtgaagcttatcctcaattgtatgtcgaaacagcgttacatccagaaaaactggctgtttggtgcgctttatgggctggtggaatcattggtccgtacttcttcaaaaacgatgatggccagaacgttacagtcaagggtgatcggtatagagccatgattactaactttttcattcctgaatcgaacaaccatgatatccaggagctgtggttccaaaaagacggcgcaacatgtcacaaagctcgtgccacaatcgatttattgaaagacacgtttggtgaccgcctaatttcacgttttgaacctgtgaattggcctccaatatcttgtgatttaacaccgctagactactttctgtggggatatgtaaagtcattggtctatgcggataagccacaaacccttgaccatttggaagacaacattcgccgtgttattgccgatatacggccacaaatgttggaaaaagtcatcgaaaattggacgttcagattggactacatccgagccagccgtggcggtcatatgccagaaatcatatttaaaatgtaatgccacaaaattatcctgcggataaaaaaaattcatgtcaatcgaataatccatcgttgttttattgcaatttaaagttctatagctctgaaaaaaacaccctttataataatttttttttatgaatattattctacatcatatttgaaaattgatattttccgagttatatgcagaAAAACGACAAAAAATTAACTTCAGATTCAGCACATATAAAatcaaagaaattaaaaataccTCTAAACTCTCCTATGAAAAACACATATTAACTAGCCTACATTAATTTTgccgaataaaaaaattactgataatctgaatatttaattttcggaattttttcgtaaattttcaCTTACTTAAGAACGAAGTGGCTGCACTATGTCTCTTTCCTGATTTTACGTTGGCCTGTACTCGAGAAACTCCGAAAGGGACCTTTGGCGAGTTGTAGTCGATATGGGGTAGACCTAGTTCCCCGCCGCCAGCGATGAAGGCGTCTAGAAGTCTGGATTTGTACACGTTCTCCACCCCCAGATAGCCGTTGTAGCCGTGGAAGTTTGGATCCTTTTCAGCTAGTCTGGCACGTTCAGATTTCAAGAAATAGGGCAGGACTTCTTTGTAGGACCATCCTGTAAGGGGAATGATTGATCAGGAAAAATATGAGCCATATTTGGCGAATGCGCCTTTCgtgttttgaaatattcaaatgatgaaATTAATTAGGTATCTatagtttttcgaaaatttttgtatttcactAATTAATTACTAATTAACTATTAAATTTATTTCCTATTTGGGAATTTTTCAGGTGACTGAGATTGATCTGTATTAAAGTAACTTTACTTGATGCTGACGAAATTTTTTATCCGAGATATCcactctgaatttttttttaattgaaatatattttatcgGCTGTACTATTCAAATGCTTATTtaaataattgattaattaataTTTCTTTAAGTGTATTTTATGATTCAAGAGATTTTGTTTTATTCCAGAAAATATTTAGAAGATATGAAAACTCGCAAACAATccatcaatttgaattttcaacaataaatcgaaaaaattgatatttatagTTCTGTTTCACAATATCGATTCGTTCTAAAATTATACGGAAATGgtcaaaatctcaacgaagtttgtacTTCGTTTTCCTTTGAATCCTCCTGTCGATTAGAGCAAATATTTTCTAACTGGAAGGAAAACGATAGCGAAGATACTAGCACTCAAGAAGGGAAATCAAGTATAGCTGTCACGAATGAAGAAAAGGCAGAAATGTTTGCAGAATCTCTGGAACATCAATTCAAGCCGAATCCAAAAACCAATCACGACCAATTCAACCAATCAGTCGATTTACACGGAAATATAACAGACGAAGATCACAATGAAATGGAAGAAGATTCAACAGAAGTGACtaaaaaagaaattgaagaatttatcGAAACactgaaaaatagaaaagcacCCGGAATAGACGGAATACTCAATCAAGCAATCAAAAACTTACCAGGAGAAGCTCGAGATGAAACCGTTGAAATAGACAGATTCATACTAAAAACAGGATATATCATCCAAACAAATGGAAAAAGGCGGATACAATATTAAGTTGGAAGAAAGGAAAAGACAAAAAAGATCCAACGAATTATCGACCCATAAGCCTATTATCGGCAATCAGTAAAGTGGTAGAGAAATTAATACAGAGAAGACTGACAGACTTCGTAGGAGAAAAGAACATAATTCCTGATCACCAGTTTCGGTTTCGTAAAGATCATTCAACGATTTATCAACTGGTACGAATAACGGAAAATACATATTAAGGAGCAAATGAACCTCTCAACAGATACCGGTGCAATtttcttggatatagaaaaggcatttgataaaatgtggcacCAGAGTCTGatttacaaaatgaagttgatgaaatttccaatcaaacttacgagattgatacaatcgtacctggcaaatagaaaatttagggtgaatatcgacagtaccaggtcaacgattagagaaatagaagccggatttcccaaggatcggtgataggaccgctgctgttcaacttatatatggcagacataccgaaaatgaatagatgcaagatagcccagtttgcagatgacactgccatatactatcacagtagaataaGGAAAACAATCGCTAGGCagctacagatagacctagatacacTGAtcgaatacttcaagaaatggatattcaaagtgaacacatcgaaaacagttgcaatctacttcggaggaacaacagtaaagaaagagaaagcaggaaacgtcaaaatagaaaaccagatgatagaatggaaaaaggaaccAAAATTAttgggagtaatactggatgaaagaatgaattttaacaaacagatagaagaaaacagaaaagagACAAGGCAATTTCACGGCAgattgtacccattgctcaaccctagaagtagtctttctttagaaaacaagctgaagataataaaaatagtgctaatacaagcattacgtatgcaggagttacctggtacaatacgaaggacaataataatgatcagttgcaaagtacattaaattcagtaataaaaaAAGAACAGCGTTTGGCGCTCCATGgaatataactaaccaacaaatcagagaagaactgaaaattgaaactattgaagaaatagtcaataaacaaagaaagaagataatAGAGActctgaaagagcacgagaataaggaattaagaaagataatacaaatcaaagTATGCTGCTGTGATTGCTCAACTCAAAAGGAATTGATGCTTCGTAAAGAAAATAAAGTGAATGTaaaacttcgtacaccgtagagagtttggtcatcgcagaagCGCCAGatgggaaatgaatgggtacttgatgtttgactgatacgcggagagccacgtggtggtaatccctcctAAGCTAAGTTCGAACCCgactttttcgaattttgtgtggAATAACTATGTTATAATTTaacacttcagaaaaaaaaacaatctaaAATTACCTGGGTTTCCTTGAGCAGCCCAATTGTTATAATCCACTGGATTTCCTCTCGTGTATATCATATAATTGATTGTGGTAGTTCCCCCAATCGCTTTTCCTCTGGGCCAATGCATCTTTCCACCCATCAACCCCTTGGACATGTTCGGTTGGTACTCCGCGTAGTACTCCCAGTTGTACTTGCTGTATTGAAATAGGGGGGCTACAAGAGGGAGGTCCATGAAATTGGTCTCATAATCTCCAGCTTCTATCAGGAGCACGTTCCATTGCGGTATCTCAGAGAGGCGATTAGCAATTACAGAACCTGCTGATCCGCTGCCGACGATGATGAAGTCGTAGCTCGTTCCTGGGGAATAAGTGTGATTTATGTAGCAGCAAAATTTGATAAAACACTATTCTGAGTCATTGAATGTTGATTTGAAggataattcattgaaaatataacaaGAAATGGATGACAACATATTGAGGTAAGCAGGTAGAATGGAAAATATGGAAGATGAAACGGATGTGTAATGGAAAATTGTGGAGGAAAGGCTagctgaaatgaaaataaaattgagggAGGACTAATAAACCATCGTCCCTTGAAAATCGATAATTATGGTGAATTGAcacgtaaagggtgttttttttagagctatagaactttaaattgcaataaaacaacgatcgattattcgattgacatgaattttatttatccgcaagataatcttgtggcattatattttaaatatgatttctggcatatgaccgccacggctggctcggatgtagtccaatctggacgtccaattttcgattactttctccaacatttgtggccgtatatcggcaataacacggcgaatgttgtcttccaaatggtcaagggtttgtggcttatccgtatagaccaatgacttca carries:
- the LOC123674748 gene encoding glucose dehydrogenase [FAD, quinone]-like yields the protein MKIFYICAILTTLQFKVFCQVQDMLVASIEKNLQDEDSVRTFINNIHDVVRKYSKVYDNIDKDYWASTEDWIPRFELRTSYDFIIVGSGSAGSVIANRLSEIPQWNVLLIEAGDYETNFMDLPLVAPLFQYSKYNWEYYAEYQPNMSKGLMGGKMHWPRGKAIGGTTTINYMIYTRGNPVDYNNWAAQGNPGWSYKEVLPYFLKSERARLAEKDPNFHGYNGYLGVENVYKSRLLDAFIAGGGELGLPHIDYNSPKVPFGVSRVQANVKSGKRHSAATSFLKPVRDRPNLHILHPAYVTKLLIHKTKKEVYGVECEIEGKLYKIKSSKEVILSAGTFNSPQLLMLSGIGPANHLRDLGIKVVQDLPVGRNLQDHLTFPGLAFIINQTESLGPAKILGGDALQTFLKNGTGPLTSLGGVEGIGYIKTQYATEPGPQPDIELIFVGGSLTSDYGMFTRRGMKITNKVYDGLLRPLHGVPTWTVFPMLLHPKSVGWMKLASRNPKDYPKFYGNFFSDPNNRDIKTFISAIRFIQKLSKTEAFRRFGSVLNPNRQPGCIQFKFDSDEYWECCLRAISVTLHHQVGTAKMGPAGDPTSVVDHQLKVHGVDRLRVADCSVIPFALSAHTNAPSFMVGEKAADIIKEQWLNVSNQSEDSDDTSNKVKKHGYRQ